CTGAGCGATCTCTTCTGTCATGTAGCCGGCTTTAACTGCCGCCCCGTTGATTTCGCCAAGCTTCGTGTAGAACTCCAGATCGCCCAATATAACGACAACGGCCGATGCGTCAACAACTTGTTGCTGATTGTTCGCAATTGGGAGCAATTGATCTTTCAGCGCTTGATCCGTGATTACCAGGAAACGCCAGGATTGCGTATTCGCCGAGGATGGCGCTTTGGTTGCAAGTTCGAGAATTTCCTTGATTTCTTCATCCGAGATTTTGAACGACGGATCATAATGACGAACAGAACGACGGGATGTCAGAACTTCCGTAAAATCCTTGCCAACTTGTGTTTCGATAGCCATTGTTGGTTCCCTCCAATAATAAAATGATCTGTGTACCAGATTGCTCAGTTAAAACCAAAAAAAGGCATAGTAGAAATGACGACTGTGAGAAATAAACCACGGATTAAACTGCGAATAATTTCACACAGTTACAAATATAACAAGGAGCCTTTTATGCTGTACGTACGCTCGCATCTGTAACAGTTTTGATAACAGTATAAAATCGAGACGGCGGAAAGTCAACTGGGCTAGTGTGACTATTTTTTCCGCCGTCATTTTTAACTATTCAAATCCATTCGCTTCAGCGTGCAAATCCTCTCGGAAAGCTGAGCAATGGTAACCTGCCGCAGCACTTCCAATGTTCTTCGTTCCACTTCGTCGGTTATTTCCATAAAAGCAACCCGCATCTCCTGACCAAAATCATGGATGCCGGTTGTATCAAGCATTCCGCTGCATAACGGCTCCCCTACGCGCAATG
This region of Paenibacillus sp. JDR-2 genomic DNA includes:
- a CDS encoding nitroreductase family protein, which translates into the protein MAIETQVGKDFTEVLTSRRSVRHYDPSFKISDEEIKEILELATKAPSSANTQSWRFLVITDQALKDQLLPIANNQQQVVDASAVVVILGDLEFYTKLGEINGAAVKAGYMTEEIAQRFTDHYTSLFPSIPKERVTEIVAFDAGLVSMQIMLAAKSKGYDTVPMGGYDRDKLKAFFEIPERYLPLLVLPIGKAKEEGRPTVRLPLDEITFWNSVK